From Chryseobacterium salivictor, a single genomic window includes:
- a CDS encoding DUF4407 domain-containing protein yields MKSQKINPVQHVNHSMNWFQKFLMVCSGGNLHILRKTPSEWNKFSGIGGIVLFTAVFATLSAGYAMFTVFDDIWISVGFAILWGLMIFNLDRYIVSSIKKTGTWWNQILMAIPRLILAAFLGIIISKPLELKIFEKEVNKQLNTIIQRNKTQLQAEMNGRILQQSGPFETEKKQIQTKIADYQKSYDSASVELEKEILGKQSGLTSGKVGFGSNAKRKAELKEQRRLDLENYQKQIAPRLEYLDKEVSKVYTNIEKERNKTETFEDQFNGFAARLQALDELGKNSAVIGLAAAFIMGLFITLEISPVLIKLISSVGPYDHLLEKTENDFKLYSKEKIEKGNALTDFRIDDFKDKLGK; encoded by the coding sequence ATGAAATCTCAAAAAATAAATCCCGTACAACATGTCAATCATTCCATGAATTGGTTTCAGAAATTTCTGATGGTCTGCTCTGGTGGAAACCTTCATATTCTTCGAAAAACACCAAGCGAGTGGAATAAGTTTTCCGGTATTGGCGGCATCGTTTTATTTACCGCAGTTTTTGCGACCCTTTCCGCGGGATACGCCATGTTTACCGTTTTTGATGATATCTGGATTTCCGTAGGTTTTGCCATTTTATGGGGATTGATGATTTTCAATTTGGACCGCTATATCGTTTCTTCAATCAAAAAAACAGGAACCTGGTGGAACCAGATTTTGATGGCAATTCCGAGATTAATCCTGGCTGCTTTTTTAGGAATCATTATTTCTAAACCTTTAGAGTTAAAAATTTTCGAAAAGGAAGTCAACAAGCAGTTGAATACCATTATTCAAAGAAATAAAACGCAGCTTCAGGCAGAAATGAACGGCAGGATTCTGCAGCAATCCGGACCTTTTGAAACCGAAAAAAAACAAATTCAAACCAAAATTGCTGACTATCAAAAATCCTACGATTCTGCTTCTGTAGAATTAGAAAAAGAAATTCTCGGCAAACAAAGCGGCTTAACAAGTGGAAAGGTAGGATTTGGTTCTAACGCAAAACGTAAGGCTGAACTGAAAGAACAGCGCCGTCTAGATTTAGAAAATTACCAAAAACAGATTGCCCCACGGTTGGAATATCTGGATAAAGAAGTGTCGAAAGTTTACACCAATATCGAAAAAGAAAGAAATAAGACCGAAACTTTCGAAGATCAGTTCAATGGATTTGCCGCCCGGTTGCAGGCGTTGGACGAACTCGGGAAAAACTCTGCGGTTATAGGGCTTGCCGCTGCTTTTATTATGGGTCTTTTTATTACCTTAGAAATTTCTCCCGTCCTGATCAAATTAATTTCATCGGTGGGTCCTTATGATCATCTTTTAGAAAAAACCGAAAATGATTTTAAACTCTATTCCAAAGAGAAAATTGAAAAAGGAAATGCCTTAACCGATTTTAGAATCGATGATTTTAAAGATAAACTCGGAAAATAA
- a CDS encoding pirin family protein, producing the protein MKTIYHKADSRGHANHGWLNSYHTFSFANYQNPERVHFGVLRVLNDDSVSKGMGFGTHPHRDMEIISIPLSGDLEHKDSMGTTAVIRKGEIQVMSAGTGVQHSEYNKNKDEEVKFLQIWVFPREAGVEPRYDQKSIVESAKINDFQQILSPNKEDDGVWIHQDAWFNLANFEKGHAKDYTLNKNGNGVYAFVLKGSAKIGDQILNERDGLGIWDTKSFNVEALEDTEILLMEVPMELPDYLKK; encoded by the coding sequence ATGAAAACAATTTATCATAAAGCAGATTCAAGGGGTCATGCAAATCACGGCTGGTTAAACAGTTATCACACTTTTAGCTTTGCAAATTATCAAAATCCCGAACGCGTCCATTTCGGAGTTTTGCGCGTGCTGAACGATGATTCAGTTTCGAAAGGAATGGGGTTTGGGACACATCCTCACCGGGATATGGAAATTATTTCAATTCCGTTATCAGGCGATTTAGAACATAAAGATTCGATGGGAACCACTGCGGTTATCCGGAAAGGCGAAATCCAGGTGATGAGTGCAGGAACCGGAGTTCAACATAGCGAATACAATAAAAACAAAGATGAAGAAGTTAAGTTCTTGCAGATTTGGGTTTTCCCCCGGGAAGCAGGTGTTGAACCAAGATATGATCAAAAGAGTATCGTAGAAAGTGCAAAAATTAATGACTTTCAGCAAATATTATCACCCAATAAGGAGGATGATGGCGTTTGGATCCATCAGGACGCCTGGTTTAATTTGGCAAATTTTGAAAAAGGCCACGCAAAAGATTATACGCTCAACAAAAATGGAAATGGAGTCTATGCTTTTGTTTTGAAAGGCAGTGCAAAAATTGGTGACCAGATTTTAAATGAAAGAGATGGTTTAGGAATTTGGGATACTAAAAGTTTTAATGTGGAAGCTTTAGAAGACACTGAAATTCTTTTAATGGAAGTGCCAATGGAACTCCCAGATTATCTTAAAAAGTAA
- a CDS encoding fatty acid desaturase: protein MTKEHEEIIIQDLKDWKRLIKPYASPETKLAWKQIFNTILPFIGIFVLAAIVYDYSLIATLLISIIGGLFLTRVFIIQHDCGHQAFFPDRKKNDRTGFLTSFLTCIPYKYWARSHNHHHAHQGQLDTRTIGDVNLLTVREYELLSKFEKFKYRIYRSVPVMFIIGPAYYIFIHNRIPFITLKGWDKERKMLLLTNVYLVLFFVVLGLVLCLPHFDLLYGFKKLAFIYVPILLTFVFTAIWFFYVQHQHDPNYKAWKKDWEYLLAAIKGSSYYKLPAILNFFTGNIGYHHLHHLAPKIPFYKLHKCSHENPVFQKHVSEITFWSSLKYAFYTLWDEENNRMIKFSQLKEIRVKP, encoded by the coding sequence ATGACGAAAGAGCACGAAGAAATTATTATTCAAGACTTAAAAGACTGGAAACGACTCATCAAACCTTATGCTTCACCTGAAACAAAACTAGCCTGGAAACAGATTTTCAACACGATTTTACCATTCATCGGCATATTCGTCCTGGCGGCAATTGTCTATGATTATTCATTGATAGCGACTTTATTGATCTCAATTATCGGCGGACTTTTCTTGACCCGCGTATTTATAATTCAGCACGATTGCGGACATCAAGCTTTCTTTCCGGATCGAAAGAAAAATGACAGAACCGGTTTTTTAACCAGCTTTCTCACCTGTATACCTTATAAATACTGGGCTAGATCCCATAACCACCACCACGCACATCAGGGACAGCTTGACACGCGGACTATCGGAGATGTAAATCTTCTAACGGTGCGCGAGTACGAATTGCTTTCCAAATTTGAAAAATTCAAGTACCGCATTTATCGATCTGTTCCGGTGATGTTTATTATTGGGCCTGCTTATTATATTTTCATCCATAACAGGATTCCTTTTATCACCTTAAAAGGATGGGACAAAGAAAGGAAAATGTTGCTTCTTACCAATGTTTATTTGGTGCTTTTCTTCGTGGTGTTGGGCCTCGTATTGTGCCTGCCGCATTTTGATCTGTTATATGGTTTCAAAAAACTGGCATTTATTTATGTGCCAATTTTACTCACTTTTGTTTTTACAGCCATTTGGTTTTTCTACGTGCAGCACCAGCACGACCCCAATTACAAAGCTTGGAAAAAAGATTGGGAATACCTACTGGCTGCGATAAAAGGAAGTTCTTATTATAAGTTGCCCGCCATCTTAAATTTCTTCACTGGAAATATAGGCTACCATCATCTCCATCATTTGGCTCCAAAGATTCCGTTTTATAAGTTGCACAAATGCAGCCATGAAAACCCGGTTTTCCAGAAGCACGTTTCTGAAATTACCTTTTGGAGTAGCCTAAAGTATGCATTTTACACCCTTTGGGATGAAGAGAACAACCGCATGATAAAATTCTCGCAACTGAAGGAAATTCGGGTTAAACCTTAA
- the ruvC gene encoding crossover junction endodeoxyribonuclease RuvC, which translates to MKSEKIILGIDPGTAIMGFGIISVKGNKMELVSMHELILKKYPNHETKLKYIFERTLAIIDEYNPDEVALEAPFFGKNVQSMLKLGRAQGVAMAASLYRDVPITEYSPKKIKMAITGNGNASKEQVAGMLKSLLNLKEFPTKYLDASDGLAVAVCHHFNSGNLSMEKSYTGWDSFLKQNPDRLK; encoded by the coding sequence ATGAAGAGCGAAAAAATTATTTTAGGAATCGATCCCGGAACCGCAATTATGGGTTTCGGAATCATTTCTGTGAAAGGAAATAAAATGGAATTGGTTTCGATGCATGAACTTATCCTAAAGAAATATCCCAATCACGAAACAAAACTTAAATATATTTTTGAACGGACTTTGGCAATTATCGATGAGTACAATCCCGATGAGGTCGCCCTCGAAGCGCCTTTCTTTGGAAAAAACGTACAGTCGATGTTGAAGTTGGGTCGGGCGCAGGGTGTTGCTATGGCAGCTTCCTTATACCGCGATGTTCCCATTACCGAGTATTCTCCGAAAAAAATTAAAATGGCCATCACCGGAAACGGAAATGCCAGTAAAGAGCAGGTCGCCGGAATGCTGAAAAGTCTTCTCAATCTAAAAGAATTCCCAACCAAATACCTCGATGCATCCGATGGTTTGGCAGTGGCGGTTTGTCATCATTTTAATTCCGGCAATTTATCGATGGAGAAATCATATACCGGTTGGGACAGTTTTTTGAAGCAAAATCCAGATCGGTTAAAATAG
- a CDS encoding GEVED domain-containing protein produces the protein MKKIIIVVAMVFSIGIIAQTCGFDEVQKNLELKYPEIKNKRELSETQLLGTDVKSYLKKIGATSRNGLYDGTIYEIPVVVHLITSTSASNSGLALTDNQIITWINNCNKMYATTYGNGFFPEGTGSLDGNVIPIKLVLAKRTPQCTPSTGIVRYNGSIISGYDQYGVQRSTTSGAMIEQVKALAPHWPENAYFNIYVVIGFDGDKSTSGLLGWSGYPTNPDAFYESFMKVTVVTNNNDSTLAHEFGHGLGLLHTFEGAPSSPTNNPPIAADCPINNNCLIDNDRVCDTAPCASLLNVNPTPTNTVINPCTGTFYDGVQYNIMNYTRQPRKFTAGQRDRALSVFMQYRANLTNSLGGTDLATDPGAGTLTAANCSPTGITNPGNFGMGPTNVLLANINNVSDPYNPINNQYYVDYSLQNCTSKAVYTDIPPNKPSELNVSFGTNPQFIKAWIDYNNNGIFESSELIGASATRVSTESSPFVILFTPPANAVKDTYLRMRIIADYTNDTACQNLSYGQTEDYSVRIATNLATSENPKDSSDLIYYSKSENKLSLSSKFSKGFGDYKIYDMNGNIVQKGNAASTILINQVLPMGTYIVHYQNSSKKFINN, from the coding sequence ATGAAAAAAATTATTATCGTTGTAGCAATGGTTTTTTCAATTGGAATTATTGCTCAAACATGTGGATTCGATGAGGTTCAGAAAAACCTGGAACTCAAATATCCTGAAATTAAAAATAAAAGAGAATTGTCAGAAACTCAACTTCTCGGTACCGATGTAAAATCCTATCTTAAAAAAATTGGAGCCACCTCCAGAAACGGACTTTATGACGGGACGATTTACGAAATCCCCGTTGTTGTGCATCTTATCACATCCACCTCAGCGAGTAATTCAGGTCTTGCCTTAACAGACAACCAAATTATCACCTGGATCAACAACTGCAATAAAATGTACGCAACAACTTACGGAAACGGTTTTTTTCCGGAAGGTACAGGAAGTCTTGACGGAAATGTAATTCCCATAAAATTGGTTCTGGCAAAAAGAACTCCCCAATGTACACCAAGTACGGGAATTGTAAGATATAACGGCAGTATCATTTCCGGGTACGACCAATATGGCGTACAAAGAAGCACAACAAGTGGAGCTATGATAGAACAGGTAAAAGCGCTAGCACCGCATTGGCCGGAAAACGCCTATTTCAACATCTACGTTGTGATTGGCTTTGACGGAGACAAATCGACATCTGGCTTATTGGGCTGGAGTGGCTACCCGACTAACCCTGATGCTTTTTACGAAAGTTTTATGAAAGTTACGGTGGTCACCAATAATAACGATTCCACCCTGGCTCATGAATTTGGTCACGGGCTCGGACTTCTCCACACTTTTGAAGGAGCACCGTCATCACCCACCAACAATCCGCCAATCGCGGCAGACTGTCCTATTAACAACAACTGCCTTATCGATAATGACAGAGTGTGTGACACCGCTCCCTGCGCAAGTCTTTTGAATGTAAATCCCACACCGACAAATACCGTTATAAATCCATGTACGGGAACATTTTATGACGGTGTGCAGTACAATATCATGAACTATACCCGGCAACCAAGAAAGTTCACAGCGGGACAGCGGGATCGCGCGCTTTCAGTTTTCATGCAGTACAGAGCAAATTTAACGAACTCCCTGGGTGGAACAGACCTTGCTACCGATCCTGGCGCAGGAACTTTAACTGCGGCAAACTGCAGCCCAACAGGAATCACAAATCCCGGTAATTTCGGTATGGGACCGACCAATGTTTTACTGGCCAATATTAACAATGTTTCTGATCCTTACAACCCTATCAATAATCAATATTATGTGGATTACAGCCTACAAAACTGTACCAGCAAAGCAGTATATACTGATATTCCACCCAATAAACCGAGTGAGCTCAATGTGAGTTTCGGTACCAATCCTCAGTTTATTAAAGCTTGGATTGATTATAACAATAATGGAATATTTGAATCTTCAGAGTTAATTGGCGCTTCGGCTACAAGAGTTTCCACTGAAAGTTCCCCATTTGTCATCCTATTTACTCCGCCGGCAAATGCTGTGAAAGACACCTATTTAAGAATGAGAATCATCGCAGATTATACCAATGATACGGCTTGCCAGAATTTGAGTTACGGACAGACCGAAGATTATTCCGTAAGAATTGCCACCAATTTGGCAACTTCTGAAAACCCTAAAGATTCATCTGATTTAATTTACTATTCAAAATCGGAAAACAAACTGTCACTCAGCAGCAAGTTTAGTAAGGGTTTTGGCGACTATAAAATCTATGATATGAATGGCAATATCGTACAAAAAGGAAATGCGGCAAGTACAATCCTGATCAATCAAGTTCTTCCGATGGGCACGTATATCGTTCACTACCAAAACTCTTCTAAAAAATTCATTAATAATTAA
- a CDS encoding serine hydrolase domain-containing protein: MIQKFKLLYFLFLLVAIFSCKSEEDKQVERTAARNAVIDSTLTVFKQQLLKVQIDSVFAKTQFNGNISVLQDGKILYQKENGFEDFKDKTKLNSSSVFAIGSISKQFTAVLILLQEEEGKLSTEDKVSKYLTEFQPRQFENIKVKELLNHTSGISDFGNGLLSKPGQEFNYSNKGFYYLGKIIEKVSGKSYDKNAMDLFRKAEMKSSFTANLFKGAHFASAYIGNANNYSKVENMPTRLSAKEISVPAGGILSTVNDLHLWNNALFKGDILKPSSLKKLREKSADRNHQILGKMNYGFGLMMNVGKPESYFHTGYVKGSPSLNMYYPETNTSVVILSNIADESKGKNAVFYPHKEVKKATDWVENAVVEFRKEMLKTSLSE; encoded by the coding sequence GTGATTCAAAAATTCAAACTGCTTTATTTTCTCTTTCTATTGGTTGCAATTTTTTCCTGTAAATCGGAAGAAGATAAGCAGGTTGAGCGAACCGCAGCACGAAATGCGGTCATCGACAGTACACTCACGGTTTTTAAGCAACAGCTTTTGAAGGTTCAAATCGATTCTGTATTTGCGAAAACCCAGTTTAATGGCAACATTTCTGTTCTTCAGGATGGGAAAATTTTATATCAAAAAGAAAACGGTTTTGAAGATTTTAAAGACAAAACAAAACTCAACAGCAGTTCGGTTTTCGCAATTGGTTCAATAAGCAAACAGTTTACGGCAGTTTTAATTTTATTGCAGGAAGAAGAAGGAAAGCTTTCCACAGAGGACAAAGTTTCTAAATATTTAACGGAATTTCAGCCGCGACAATTTGAAAATATTAAGGTTAAAGAGTTACTGAATCACACTTCAGGAATCAGCGATTTCGGAAATGGTTTACTGTCAAAACCGGGGCAGGAATTTAATTATTCCAATAAAGGGTTTTATTATTTGGGAAAGATCATTGAAAAGGTTTCGGGTAAATCGTATGATAAAAACGCCATGGATCTTTTCAGAAAAGCGGAGATGAAAAGTTCTTTCACTGCAAATCTTTTTAAAGGAGCGCATTTTGCGTCCGCTTACATCGGTAATGCAAATAATTATTCTAAAGTTGAAAATATGCCGACGCGACTTTCAGCAAAAGAAATTTCTGTGCCTGCCGGTGGCATTTTGTCAACGGTTAATGATTTGCATCTTTGGAATAATGCTTTGTTTAAGGGGGATATTTTAAAACCATCCTCTTTAAAAAAGTTAAGGGAAAAATCTGCGGACAGGAATCACCAGATTCTAGGGAAAATGAATTATGGTTTTGGTTTGATGATGAATGTCGGAAAACCTGAATCGTATTTTCATACCGGCTATGTAAAAGGGTCGCCTTCTTTGAATATGTATTATCCGGAAACAAATACTTCGGTGGTGATTTTGTCTAATATCGCTGATGAAAGCAAAGGGAAAAATGCCGTTTTTTATCCTCACAAAGAAGTGAAGAAAGCAACTGATTGGGTGGAAAATGCAGTTGTTGAATTTCGAAAAGAGATGTTGAAAACTTCCCTTTCCGAATAA
- a CDS encoding methylmalonyl-CoA mutase family protein: protein MESQKYTPKNKVRVVTAASLFDGHDAAINIMRRMIQATGAEVIHLGHDKSAEEVVDCAIQEDANAIALTSYQGGHNEYFKYIYDLLRQKGAPQIKIFGGGGGVILPEEIKELMDYGIDRIYSPDDGREMGLQGMINDLVQKSDFATGEYIQVSDLNKIKFEDSKSIAEVISAVENFSDEKPDLVKAIDEKAKDSKIPIIGITGTGGAGKSSLTDELVRRFLRSNPDQKIAIISVDPSKKKTGGALLGDRIRMNSINDPRVYMRSMATRENNVSVSPYIHSALNILKLAKPDVIILETSGIGQSGSEITDIADVSMYVMTPEYGASTQLEKIDMLDYADLIALNKSDKRGALDALQAVRKTYQRNHTAFDKTLEEMPVFSTKASQFNDYGTTELYNALINKVNETLEKSEGENTRKFNEFIEQNVSDDTTVIPPKRVRYLSEIVESNREYDKEVERQALIAKRMYLLEGAKVLITDDQHTHDKLEKVFLKTKKELSEENTAFLKGWKHFKEEMSGDSFSYFVRGKEIKVETKYESLSHLKISKISLPKFQDWGDLLRWKGQENVPGQFPYTAGLFPFKRTGEDPTRMFAGEGGPERTNRRFHYVSADMDAKRLSTAFDSVTLYGQDPAFPPDIYGKIGNAGVSIATLDDAKKLYSGFDLVNAMTSVSMTINGPAPMLLAFFMNAAIDQNVEKYLSENNLWEAVEEKLKQKFDDKGLKRPAYEGELPHGNNGLGLKLLGLTGDEVIDAETYNKIKAETIATVRGTVQADILKEDQAQNTCIFSTEFALRLMGDVQQYFIDQKVRNFYSVSISGYHIAEAGANPITQLAFTLANGFTYVEYYLSRGMNINDFAPNLSFFFSNGVDPEYAVIGRVARKIWSKAMKFKYHANERSQMLKYHIQTSGRSLHAQEIDFNDIRTTLQALYAIYDNCNSLHTNAYDEAITTPTENSVRRAMAIQLIINKELGLAKNENPLQGSFIIEELTDLVEEAVYTEFDRITERGGVLGAMETMYQRSKIQEESMHYEMLKHTGEYPIVGVNTFLGKDGSPTVRPGEVIRSTEEEKQLQIQNLQNFQKSHAEKSEQILKDLQTAAINQENLFEKMMEAVKYCSLGQITNALFEVGGMYRRNM from the coding sequence ATGGAATCCCAAAAATATACACCGAAAAATAAAGTAAGAGTTGTAACAGCCGCTTCTTTGTTTGATGGACACGACGCTGCGATTAATATTATGAGAAGAATGATTCAGGCTACAGGTGCCGAAGTTATTCATCTCGGTCACGATAAGTCTGCTGAAGAAGTGGTGGATTGTGCGATTCAGGAAGATGCAAATGCAATTGCATTAACTTCTTATCAAGGTGGTCACAACGAATATTTTAAATACATCTACGATCTTTTACGTCAGAAAGGCGCGCCTCAAATCAAAATTTTTGGCGGCGGCGGCGGCGTAATTCTTCCCGAAGAAATCAAAGAATTAATGGACTACGGAATCGACCGCATTTATTCACCAGATGACGGACGAGAAATGGGATTACAAGGCATGATCAATGATCTGGTACAGAAATCTGACTTCGCAACTGGCGAATATATTCAAGTTTCAGATTTAAATAAAATTAAATTTGAGGATTCAAAATCCATTGCTGAAGTTATTTCAGCCGTAGAAAATTTCTCTGATGAAAAACCGGATCTCGTAAAAGCCATCGACGAAAAAGCCAAAGATTCAAAAATTCCAATCATCGGGATTACAGGAACGGGCGGAGCAGGGAAATCTTCTTTAACGGATGAATTGGTTCGGAGATTTTTACGTTCCAATCCTGATCAGAAAATCGCGATTATTTCTGTAGATCCTTCAAAAAAGAAAACAGGCGGAGCGCTTTTGGGTGACAGAATCCGCATGAATTCCATTAATGATCCCCGCGTTTATATGCGTTCGATGGCGACCCGGGAAAATAATGTTTCGGTTTCTCCGTACATTCATTCCGCTTTAAATATTTTAAAATTGGCAAAACCGGATGTTATCATTCTGGAAACTTCCGGGATTGGACAGTCAGGTTCTGAAATTACCGATATCGCCGATGTTTCAATGTACGTAATGACGCCGGAATATGGTGCTTCGACGCAATTGGAGAAAATCGATATGCTGGATTATGCTGATTTAATTGCCTTAAATAAATCCGACAAACGCGGCGCTTTAGACGCGCTTCAGGCCGTTCGGAAAACCTATCAGCGTAATCACACCGCTTTTGATAAAACGTTGGAAGAAATGCCGGTTTTCTCTACAAAAGCCAGTCAGTTCAACGATTACGGAACCACGGAATTGTACAATGCTTTAATTAATAAAGTCAATGAAACTTTAGAAAAATCGGAAGGTGAAAATACGCGTAAATTTAATGAGTTTATAGAACAGAACGTTTCCGATGACACTACGGTAATTCCGCCGAAACGCGTGCGTTATCTTTCAGAAATTGTAGAGTCGAACCGCGAGTACGATAAAGAAGTTGAGCGCCAGGCTTTAATTGCAAAAAGAATGTATCTGTTGGAAGGTGCAAAGGTTTTAATCACCGATGACCAGCATACTCATGATAAATTAGAGAAAGTATTTCTGAAAACTAAAAAAGAACTTTCCGAAGAAAATACCGCTTTTCTAAAAGGTTGGAAACATTTCAAAGAAGAAATGTCCGGAGATTCATTTTCTTATTTCGTTCGTGGAAAAGAAATTAAGGTGGAAACCAAATATGAATCTTTATCTCATTTAAAAATTTCGAAAATATCTTTACCGAAGTTCCAGGATTGGGGAGATTTATTAAGATGGAAAGGTCAGGAAAACGTTCCGGGACAATTTCCCTATACCGCAGGATTATTTCCTTTTAAAAGAACGGGCGAAGATCCAACCAGAATGTTTGCTGGCGAAGGCGGACCCGAAAGAACCAACCGCAGATTCCATTATGTTTCCGCAGATATGGATGCAAAACGTTTGTCAACAGCATTTGACTCGGTAACATTATATGGTCAGGATCCCGCTTTTCCGCCCGATATTTACGGAAAAATCGGAAATGCCGGAGTTTCAATTGCAACTTTAGATGATGCTAAAAAACTCTATTCCGGTTTTGATCTGGTCAATGCCATGACATCGGTTTCCATGACGATTAATGGACCTGCGCCAATGTTACTCGCGTTTTTTATGAATGCCGCTATCGATCAGAATGTAGAGAAATACCTTTCCGAAAATAATCTTTGGGAAGCAGTTGAAGAAAAATTAAAACAAAAGTTCGATGATAAAGGTTTGAAAAGACCTGCTTATGAAGGCGAACTTCCACACGGAAATAACGGTTTAGGTTTAAAATTATTAGGACTTACCGGTGACGAAGTAATTGATGCTGAAACTTATAATAAAATTAAGGCAGAAACCATTGCAACGGTTCGTGGAACGGTTCAGGCAGATATTTTGAAAGAAGATCAGGCGCAGAATACCTGTATTTTCTCTACAGAATTTGCATTGAGATTAATGGGAGATGTACAGCAGTATTTCATTGATCAGAAAGTGAGAAACTTTTATTCGGTTTCTATTTCCGGTTATCACATTGCAGAAGCGGGCGCAAATCCGATCACGCAGTTGGCCTTTACTTTGGCCAACGGTTTCACGTACGTGGAATATTATTTGAGCCGCGGAATGAACATCAATGATTTTGCACCGAATTTATCGTTCTTTTTCTCGAACGGAGTTGATCCCGAATATGCCGTTATCGGCCGCGTCGCCCGTAAAATTTGGTCAAAAGCAATGAAGTTTAAATACCACGCCAACGAAAGAAGCCAGATGCTGAAATACCATATTCAGACTTCGGGAAGATCGCTCCACGCGCAGGAAATTGATTTTAATGATATCAGAACGACTTTGCAGGCTTTGTATGCGATTTATGACAACTGTAACTCTTTGCATACCAATGCTTATGATGAAGCAATCACAACGCCGACGGAAAATTCTGTTCGACGTGCAATGGCGATTCAGTTGATCATTAATAAAGAATTAGGTTTAGCGAAAAATGAAAATCCGCTTCAGGGTTCGTTTATTATTGAAGAATTAACGGATTTGGTGGAAGAAGCAGTTTATACCGAATTCGACCGAATTACGGAAAGAGGAGGCGTTCTCGGTGCGATGGAAACGATGTATCAAAGGTCGAAAATTCAGGAGGAAAGCATGCATTACGAAATGCTGAAACATACGGGAGAATATCCGATCGTCGGTGTGAATACTTTCCTTGGAAAAGACGGCTCGCCAACGGTCCGTCCGGGAGAAGTAATCCGTTCCACCGAAGAAGAAAAACAATTACAGATTCAGAATTTGCAGAATTTCCAGAAGTCGCATGCTGAGAAAAGTGAGCAAATTTTGAAAGATTTACAGACTGCCGCCATCAACCAGGAAAATTTATTTGAAAAAATGATGGAAGCGGTGAAATACTGTTCGCTTGGGCAAATCACCAACGCTTTGTTCGAAGTGGGCGGAATGTACAGAAGGAATATGTAG
- a CDS encoding lipocalin family protein yields the protein MKRTILFFAIVSFFYQCCSQKKEPSSQPVLEKTNSELPNQKYFVGKWVNTETYYIIGNKKKLQPQSNCQQKSYWEFNEKNEILTQSKFTAKGKNCSEFISTNSGTVIFTDNNMQYFVDDVLYSVKIKVISDHKFMLITNDFIGGKEVKIEKIYEKNKGGYFNRSGFCFKKLSQPVYDFSIDKLPELK from the coding sequence ATGAAAAGAACAATCCTGTTTTTCGCCATTGTTTCGTTTTTCTATCAATGCTGTTCTCAAAAAAAAGAACCAAGTTCTCAACCCGTTTTAGAAAAAACCAACAGCGAGTTACCAAATCAAAAATATTTTGTCGGTAAATGGGTCAATACCGAAACATATTATATCATCGGAAACAAGAAAAAGCTGCAACCACAATCCAATTGCCAGCAGAAATCCTATTGGGAATTTAATGAGAAAAATGAAATTCTAACCCAATCAAAATTCACTGCAAAAGGAAAAAACTGTTCCGAGTTCATATCTACAAATAGCGGTACGGTAATTTTTACCGATAACAATATGCAGTACTTCGTTGATGATGTCTTATATTCTGTAAAAATAAAGGTGATTTCTGACCATAAATTCATGCTGATCACCAATGATTTTATTGGTGGAAAAGAGGTAAAAATTGAAAAAATTTATGAAAAAAATAAAGGCGGCTATTTTAACCGATCTGGATTTTGCTTCAAAAAACTGTCCCAACCGGTATATGATTTCTCCATCGATAAATTGCCGGAATTAAAATGA